A window from Actinomycetospora corticicola encodes these proteins:
- a CDS encoding serine/threonine-protein kinase — protein MTVFGQYEIGELIGAGGMGQVHRAFDTRRNRDVALKLLPESTSRDPIFQRRFRQESYAVAKLREPHVVPIHDYGEIDGRLFIDMRLVDGKPLAQVIEETGPLGAERAVALVAQVAEALDAAHAEGLVHRDIKPSNILVTPSDFAYVVDFGLAHAAGHTRSWATVSGATLGTLDYMAPERFENREVDARTDVYALACVLFECLTAAKPFPGSDLPSQMYAHVYLSPRRPSEVVPGIDDALDDVVVRGMAKDPAERYAGAGELARAARAALGASTSGPVPVPEPAPSVSAPASAPVPVAAGASVSAPPSAPAAPAGAATALDAPTTTVATAEAPTGTEARTTAVPTSGRPRTAGPSSGRAAPPPAPAPTPPSSPPPSPPSPPGRPAESAGAPAPSPRGRRTVLLAAAVVLLVVVVAVTVGVVVGRSTGSGGGGFAAGQQGGAAAPTRPVVANSVATPTVAQTVPVGPTPGYMEIAPSGKFAYIANRQAGMVTVFDTTRNTVTGTIAVPEGGPQFVAFSPDSSRAYVSVTNQDYSVSEVAVIDTGTAAVVARVPTGKRPFALHVSPDGSRVYVPNHDSSSITVIDTADDSVVTTIVVAPNPHWVDLSPDGTRLYAANHESNLLTTIDTGTDAILSTTPVGKSPHSIVRMPNSPMLLNANYDDNTLSVTDTDTNRVVATVPTQDHPQDITLAADNKHAYIAPVDANSIQVLDTQTLQITATVPTGRGPTSVAVGPEGRQAYVTNLLDGTVTVLNIASTA, from the coding sequence ATGACCGTGTTCGGGCAGTACGAGATCGGCGAGCTCATCGGCGCGGGCGGGATGGGGCAGGTCCACCGCGCGTTCGACACCCGGCGCAACCGGGACGTGGCGCTCAAGCTGCTGCCCGAGTCGACGAGCCGGGACCCGATCTTCCAGCGCCGGTTCCGGCAGGAGTCCTACGCGGTCGCGAAGCTCCGGGAGCCGCACGTCGTCCCGATCCACGACTACGGCGAGATCGACGGCCGGCTCTTCATCGACATGCGGCTCGTGGACGGCAAGCCGTTGGCGCAGGTCATCGAGGAGACCGGGCCGCTCGGGGCCGAGCGCGCCGTCGCCCTCGTCGCGCAGGTGGCGGAGGCCCTCGACGCCGCCCACGCCGAGGGTCTCGTGCACCGCGACATCAAGCCGTCCAACATCCTCGTCACGCCGAGCGACTTCGCCTACGTCGTCGACTTCGGCCTCGCGCACGCCGCGGGGCACACCCGGTCGTGGGCGACGGTCTCCGGGGCCACGCTCGGCACCCTGGACTACATGGCGCCCGAGCGGTTCGAGAACCGCGAGGTCGACGCCCGGACCGACGTCTACGCGCTCGCCTGCGTGCTCTTCGAGTGCCTGACCGCCGCCAAGCCGTTCCCGGGCTCGGACCTCCCGTCGCAGATGTACGCGCACGTCTACCTCAGCCCGCGGCGCCCGAGCGAGGTCGTGCCCGGGATCGACGACGCGCTCGACGACGTGGTCGTGCGCGGGATGGCCAAGGACCCGGCCGAGCGCTACGCCGGCGCGGGCGAGCTCGCCCGCGCCGCCCGGGCGGCCCTCGGGGCGTCGACGTCCGGCCCGGTCCCGGTCCCCGAGCCCGCGCCGAGCGTCTCCGCGCCCGCGTCGGCCCCCGTCCCGGTGGCCGCCGGCGCGTCCGTGTCCGCCCCGCCGTCCGCCCCCGCGGCACCCGCCGGGGCGGCCACCGCGCTGGACGCCCCCACCACCACGGTCGCGACCGCCGAGGCGCCGACGGGCACCGAGGCCCGGACGACCGCCGTCCCGACCTCCGGCCGCCCCCGGACGGCCGGCCCGTCGTCCGGGCGGGCCGCGCCGCCACCGGCACCGGCACCGACCCCGCCGTCGTCACCACCGCCGTCCCCGCCGTCCCCACCCGGCCGGCCCGCCGAGTCCGCGGGCGCCCCCGCGCCGTCGCCCCGGGGGCGGCGGACGGTCCTGCTCGCCGCGGCCGTGGTGCTGCTGGTGGTGGTCGTCGCCGTCACCGTGGGCGTCGTCGTCGGCCGGAGCACCGGTTCCGGGGGCGGCGGGTTCGCCGCCGGGCAGCAGGGCGGGGCGGCCGCGCCGACCCGACCCGTCGTCGCGAACTCCGTGGCGACCCCGACCGTGGCGCAGACCGTGCCGGTGGGGCCGACGCCGGGCTACATGGAGATCGCGCCGAGCGGGAAGTTCGCCTACATCGCGAACCGGCAGGCCGGGATGGTCACCGTCTTCGACACCACCCGGAACACCGTCACCGGCACCATCGCGGTCCCGGAGGGCGGACCGCAGTTCGTCGCCTTCTCCCCGGACAGCTCGCGGGCCTACGTCAGCGTGACCAACCAGGACTACTCGGTCAGCGAGGTCGCGGTCATCGACACCGGCACGGCCGCCGTGGTCGCCCGGGTGCCCACCGGCAAGCGCCCGTTCGCGCTGCACGTCTCGCCGGACGGCTCGCGGGTCTACGTGCCCAACCACGACTCCAGCTCGATCACGGTCATCGACACCGCGGACGACAGCGTGGTCACCACGATCGTCGTGGCCCCGAACCCGCACTGGGTCGACCTGTCGCCGGACGGCACCCGGCTGTACGCGGCCAACCACGAGTCGAACCTGCTGACCACGATCGACACGGGCACCGACGCGATCCTGAGCACGACCCCCGTCGGGAAGAGCCCCCACTCGATCGTGCGGATGCCGAACTCGCCGATGCTGCTCAACGCCAACTACGACGACAACACGCTGTCGGTGACCGACACCGACACCAACCGGGTCGTCGCCACGGTGCCCACCCAGGACCACCCGCAGGACATCACGTTGGCCGCCGACAACAAGCACGCCTACATCGCGCCCGTCGACGCCAACTCCATCCAGGTGCTCGACACGCAGACCCTGCAGATCACCGCGACGGTCCCGACCGGCCGCGGCCCGACCAGCGTCGCGGTCGGGCCCGAGGGACGGCAGGCCTACGTGACCAACCTGCTCGACGGCACCGTCACCGTCCTCAACATCGCGAGCACCGCCTGA
- a CDS encoding Rieske 2Fe-2S domain-containing protein produces the protein MAHERCTRPDRRAVLAGGVLASLTAACGPAAPPSGGSAGFAPGRPVGGAVAGGPGTVLGPADAVPRGGGVVYERFAVVVTRSTAGDLRGFSAVCPHDGCLVGEVTDAAIVCPCHGSRFDLDGAVTRGPALGPLAARPVRVDRGQLVLDEAGRTG, from the coding sequence GTGGCGCACGAGCGGTGCACCCGCCCGGACCGGCGGGCGGTCCTGGCCGGCGGGGTCCTGGCCTCGCTGACGGCGGCCTGCGGTCCCGCCGCGCCGCCGTCCGGGGGGAGCGCCGGCTTCGCGCCCGGCCGCCCGGTGGGCGGCGCCGTGGCCGGGGGACCGGGCACGGTTCTCGGGCCGGCGGACGCGGTGCCCCGCGGCGGGGGCGTCGTCTACGAGCGCTTCGCCGTCGTCGTCACCCGCTCGACGGCGGGCGATCTTCGCGGCTTCTCGGCGGTCTGCCCGCACGACGGGTGCCTCGTCGGCGAGGTCACCGACGCCGCGATCGTCTGCCCCTGCCACGGCAGCCGCTTCGACCTCGACGGCGCGGTCACCCGGGGCCCGGCCCTCGGTCCGCTCGCGGCCCGGCCCGTCCGGGTGGACCGCGGACAACTGGTACTCGACGAGGCAGGGCGGACGGGATGA
- a CDS encoding TauD/TfdA family dioxygenase, with protein sequence MSATLGPPAPLDLQAGRPPVLRADGAADPVGWAHHHRTEVRQILARHGSVLVRGLGLRDQAVTAAVMQRLTSGGLTGEREPFAPRTRLVDGLQSATPWPASQQMCLHNELSYVPDPPAFMFFACLAAPARGGATPVGDGAAVLQALPPALVARFEREGWLLVRHYNDDIGASWAEAFGTGDRGAVEQYCRANGIEFAWDPDGGLRTRQRRRAIVRHPVDGRPCWFNQVAFLSEWALDPDVREYLVELHGPDGLPFTTRFGEGEPIGEDVVDLINGAYTAHTLREPWQAGDLLVVDNIRTAHGRDAYEGDRTVVVGMADPVRM encoded by the coding sequence ATGTCCGCGACCCTCGGACCCCCCGCCCCGCTCGACCTGCAGGCCGGCCGCCCGCCGGTCCTGCGCGCCGACGGCGCCGCCGACCCCGTCGGCTGGGCGCACCACCACCGCACCGAGGTGCGCCAGATCCTGGCCCGCCACGGGTCGGTGCTGGTGCGCGGGCTCGGGCTGCGCGACCAGGCCGTCACGGCCGCGGTGATGCAGCGGCTGACCTCGGGGGGCCTGACCGGCGAGCGCGAGCCGTTCGCGCCGCGCACCCGCCTCGTCGACGGTCTGCAGTCGGCCACCCCGTGGCCCGCGAGCCAGCAGATGTGCCTGCACAACGAGCTGAGCTACGTGCCCGACCCGCCGGCCTTCATGTTCTTCGCCTGTCTGGCCGCGCCCGCACGGGGTGGCGCGACCCCGGTCGGGGACGGGGCGGCCGTGCTGCAGGCGCTCCCGCCCGCGCTCGTCGCCCGCTTCGAGCGGGAGGGCTGGCTGCTGGTCCGCCACTACAACGACGACATCGGGGCCTCCTGGGCCGAGGCGTTCGGCACCGGGGACCGCGGCGCGGTGGAGCAGTACTGCCGGGCGAACGGCATCGAGTTCGCCTGGGACCCCGACGGCGGGCTGCGCACCCGGCAGCGGCGGCGCGCGATCGTCCGGCACCCGGTCGACGGGCGGCCCTGCTGGTTCAACCAGGTGGCGTTCCTCAGCGAGTGGGCCCTGGACCCCGACGTCCGCGAGTACCTCGTCGAACTCCACGGACCCGACGGCCTGCCGTTCACCACCCGCTTCGGCGAGGGGGAGCCCATCGGCGAGGACGTCGTGGACCTGATCAACGGGGCGTACACGGCGCACACGCTGCGCGAGCCGTGGCAGGCCGGGGACCTACTGGTGGTCGACAACATCCGGACCGCGCACGGACGGGACGCCTACGAGGGCGACCGCACCGTCGTCGTCGGGATGGCGGACCCGGTGCGGATGTAG
- the sbnA gene encoding 2,3-diaminopropionate biosynthesis protein SbnA, producing the protein MNRSDDSGTTVRIELHGLDAATVAVAPGTTVQVSYTDDGRAALVAPDPRSGRSGPPPVRDGRRTAGPPAPAPPAPRSRPPHGPAPNVVSAPQQFNTHDLFVDLRPIVDQALFCKVEGMNFAGSVKLKAAAAMVEAAEIAGQLNPWSIIVESSSGNLGVALAMVSANRGYRFICVTDDRCNPQTRRLMETYGAEVHVISTPHPETGLLGARLEHLKDLCDRNPDTVWLNQYENPANAGAHYAATAPAIARAFPGLEVLFVGAGTCGTLMGNARWFKQHRPDVRVVAIDVEGSVSFGGPASPRHIPGLGMGMTPPALDRSLVDDVVVVPETDTVRMCQRLAMRGFLFGGSTGTVVAGAARWLARHATPTTPAVTLAPDQGERYLDTVYSPAWREEHYGSAGQLSRPHRLPDAGAAVPPPPSEE; encoded by the coding sequence ATGAACCGTTCCGACGACTCGGGCACCACGGTGCGGATCGAGCTGCACGGACTCGACGCGGCGACCGTCGCCGTGGCCCCGGGCACGACGGTGCAGGTCTCCTACACCGACGACGGCCGGGCGGCGCTGGTCGCGCCGGATCCACGGTCAGGCCGGTCGGGCCCGCCGCCGGTGCGCGACGGCCGCCGGACGGCGGGACCACCCGCGCCGGCGCCGCCCGCGCCCCGGTCCCGGCCGCCGCACGGCCCGGCGCCGAACGTCGTCTCGGCCCCCCAGCAGTTCAACACCCACGACCTGTTCGTCGACCTGCGTCCGATCGTGGACCAGGCGCTGTTCTGCAAGGTCGAGGGAATGAACTTCGCGGGCTCGGTGAAGCTCAAGGCGGCGGCCGCGATGGTGGAGGCCGCGGAGATCGCGGGCCAGCTCAATCCGTGGTCGATCATCGTGGAGTCGTCGTCGGGCAATCTCGGGGTCGCCCTCGCAATGGTGAGTGCGAATCGCGGCTACCGATTCATCTGCGTCACCGACGACCGGTGCAATCCGCAGACCCGCCGCCTCATGGAGACCTACGGCGCCGAGGTGCACGTGATCTCCACGCCGCACCCGGAGACCGGGCTGCTCGGGGCCCGGTTGGAACACCTGAAGGACCTCTGCGACCGCAACCCCGACACCGTCTGGCTCAACCAGTACGAGAACCCCGCCAACGCCGGCGCCCACTACGCGGCGACCGCCCCGGCGATCGCCCGGGCGTTCCCCGGGCTCGAGGTGCTCTTCGTCGGCGCGGGGACCTGCGGCACGCTCATGGGCAACGCCCGCTGGTTCAAGCAGCACCGGCCCGACGTCCGCGTCGTCGCGATCGACGTCGAGGGGTCGGTGAGCTTCGGGGGACCGGCGTCCCCGCGGCACATCCCCGGGCTCGGCATGGGTATGACGCCGCCGGCGCTCGACCGCTCCCTCGTCGACGACGTCGTCGTCGTCCCGGAGACCGACACCGTCCGGATGTGCCAGCGGTTGGCGATGCGCGGGTTCCTCTTCGGAGGCTCCACCGGCACCGTCGTCGCCGGCGCCGCCCGCTGGCTCGCCCGGCACGCCACCCCGACCACGCCCGCGGTGACCCTCGCGCCCGACCAGGGCGAGCGCTACCTCGACACCGTGTACTCCCCGGCGTGGCGCGAGGAGCACTACGGGAGCGCCGGCCAGCTCTCCCGCCCGCACCGGCTGCCCGACGCGGGCGCCGCCGTCCCACCCCCGCCGTCGGAGGAGTGA
- the sbnB gene encoding 2,3-diaminopropionate biosynthesis protein SbnB — protein MSTAAAPAPAPAATGGIPGFAVVPGAQVAAALHGREREIVDVVAQAYRMHGEGRTSNPPSYFLRFPDKPNSRIIALPASVGGDVGVDGIKWVSSFPDNVAEGRPRASAVLILNDHATGYPFACLEASIINAVRTSASAALAADRLTAGRTRPRRVGFFGVGLIARYLHTYLSGTGWEFDEVGVFDLNPESAAGFRGYLDRHDPTTAVTVHEDAGSLIRSSDLVVFATVAGEPHVHDPAWFDHHPLVLHVSLRDLAPEIVLDATNVVDDVDHCLRANTSLHLAEQQVGHRDFVDGTLDDVMAGRLTPPEGRTVVFSPFGLGILDLAVGKAVYDEIAHAGNLQEIDGFFHEMQRYGTGPERR, from the coding sequence ATGTCCACCGCCGCTGCCCCCGCACCCGCCCCCGCCGCGACCGGCGGGATCCCCGGCTTCGCCGTCGTCCCGGGGGCGCAGGTCGCCGCCGCCCTGCACGGCCGCGAGCGCGAGATCGTCGACGTGGTCGCGCAGGCCTACCGGATGCACGGCGAGGGACGGACGAGCAACCCGCCGTCGTACTTCCTGCGCTTCCCGGACAAGCCGAACTCCCGGATCATCGCGCTGCCCGCCTCGGTGGGCGGTGACGTCGGGGTCGACGGCATCAAATGGGTGTCCAGCTTCCCCGACAACGTCGCCGAGGGCCGCCCGCGCGCGTCGGCCGTCCTGATCCTCAACGACCACGCGACCGGCTATCCGTTCGCCTGCCTCGAGGCCTCGATCATCAACGCGGTGCGGACGTCGGCCTCGGCCGCGCTCGCCGCCGACCGGCTCACCGCCGGGCGGACGCGGCCCCGGCGGGTCGGGTTCTTCGGCGTCGGGCTGATCGCGCGCTACCTGCACACCTACCTCTCGGGGACCGGGTGGGAGTTCGACGAGGTCGGGGTGTTCGACCTGAACCCGGAGAGCGCCGCCGGCTTCCGCGGCTACCTCGACCGCCACGACCCGACCACCGCGGTGACCGTCCACGAGGACGCCGGGTCGCTGATCCGGAGCAGTGACCTCGTCGTCTTCGCCACGGTGGCCGGCGAGCCGCACGTCCACGACCCGGCCTGGTTCGACCACCACCCCCTGGTCCTGCACGTGTCGCTGCGCGACCTCGCCCCGGAGATCGTGCTGGACGCGACGAACGTCGTCGACGACGTCGACCACTGCCTGCGCGCCAACACCTCGCTGCACCTCGCGGAGCAGCAGGTGGGCCACCGCGACTTCGTCGACGGCACGCTCGACGACGTGATGGCGGGCCGGCTGACACCGCCGGAGGGCCGGACCGTGGTGTTCTCGCCGTTCGGGCTCGGCATTCTGGATCTCGCCGTCGGAAAGGCCGTGTACGACGAGATCGCCCACGCCGGGAACCTGCAGGAGATCGACGGCTTCTTCCACGAGATGCAGCGCTACGGGACCGGGCCCGAGCGACGTTGA